atgctggtgggggtggatgcaggctgcctgctgcaggtttaGGGCTCTCAGCCTTGTTGCCGTCTTCCTGagagccctgcactggccacactgccataacaaggtgccccctgctccccagcagcagcggggggcacaactccatgtggccactcctgctgctgccaggcaggtaggGGGCACCTCGCCATGGTAGTGTGGTTGGCGCAGAGGTCATAGGGAGAGGGCAAAAGGCCAGGGGGCCCCAAGGCAACAgaaggcagcctgcatccacccccaccttgtgcacaaatctggggaatATGTGccctcccattcccccttcccgggagtgcaaacagcagcagggagccagccctttCCCACCTCATGGACCTGTGGCTTTGTCCAAATCCCCACCTCAGGCCCGGGCCCCATGTACTGCCTTAGCTGGGCAGCGCCCCCcaggtgcagcccctgccctgctccctctctcactATGGCGACTTTAATCTgttccccccatagacttacctagaGGCAGCTAGGGGAGCtactctccactgctgcctggggctgtattcctggccacatgcatgtgtgcatgtccacacatgcacatggcgctTCCTGCATCCCGCTCCCGGcaccccttgtaggctggaactctgccaccctgcaaggggaaacctgctgtttcctgtgtttttccatggtgaacacAAAAACTGGATCCCTACACGACACCGCGAATCCTAGACTAATGCTGTCCGGGAGTCATCCAGGACTGGGAtttgatgttcccatttcaggacCATCCTGCCaaattagggacaggtggtcaccccaccctcttcccaacgggggccagggccctcaggtTCCCACATACTCAGCGCCTAtggctgtgggcactttaattagagtggcttccaagaaccactctaattaaagcattccccttcatcctggagcatgtgtaaagacatccttagagactaactggttagGTGACGTTTGAGTTTTCATAGCAACAACCTACTTCCTCAGATGCTACTAAAACTATGAAAAGCTTaagcttctctgaaccagttagtctctaaagtgctGCGCTGCCCTACCTCTTGCCCAATTCTAAATGAGTGTCCATGCCGAACTTTAACATGGTTTAACTAATCCActtaaaaaattatttcagatTAACCTTCCCGAGGGTTCCCATGTAGATAGGCCCACTCAAAggagttactccagatttacaaTTGAGAGCAGACTACTTCATTACCTTTTACATAAACTCCCCAACACTATGAAAATAAAGTGCTAATACTCCTTATGGGAATTGGTTCTTGGCATCCCCTAACTTAGCCAAGCACTCTGCCTAGAACCAAACCAGGATGATTCTAGCACTACTGAGCAGTTTTTTAGGATTATCATTGTTCTTGGGGGCCCTTGGACTACTCCTAGGCTTGGCTCTTTCTGAGCACTGGTGACTGAAAATTGATGGACCTTTTTGTTCCCAATACTGTTGCATGATTTTTGGTGTGGCAGTTCTTTCTCAGTTTGGTCAAGTGATGTGAATCAAAACAGATGTGgatatatcagattcacacacCATTTTTTTAGAGAGAGAAATAGCTAGCAGGTCTCTCTTACCATAGCTACAGCCAACCCAATCACTGTAATGATTCCAAATGACAGCAGCATTGTGCCCATGCCAGGCCCACTGCTGGCCACATCAGGAATTTTGGTGCTGTTAAAGCTGGTGGTCTCAGGGCTTATGGTAGCAGTTTCTGGCACAGTCCCATCCACAGTTGTCCCTGGATCAGGTTCAGAGGTGGTAGTGCTGCTGTGGTACAAATTATGCACTGAGGATGTGCTGTAACTCATCCTGGACAAAAGTCCCACCTCCTCTTGCACTGAACTGTTGTCTCCACCTACTTAAGACTCTTCAGTTTCAGTTAAAAAGCATACTGTCTCTTCTACTATCAAGGAAACTCATGTGAAAGTTACTCTGTAGCATTTTCTGTGATGGACCTCCTTCATGGAAAACTTCCTGGCTTCTTCCTGTGCAGAAGAGACACAGACAAAACTTTATTGATATACAGATGTTCTGTGAAAGTCACAGAGATAGTCGTGGCCATTAAATCTTCCAAAGGAGTCATTCATTTGAAAAACAATGTTTAGAGTCTTTCAGGATACCCAAATTAAGATAAGGGCCAATTTTTCAAAGGtactgggcacgtctacgtgagatgctttactgcgcaggaGACTACTTtgctgtgtagtaaagcatcaccatctacacatgtggcaattaaggcacagtagactaatttactgtgctgctggatagtccATCAGATATAAGTGGTATCCGGCATCACAGTAAATTATTGcacttaaatgcatatgtagatagtGATGTTCGgattagtttactttggctcaaattgagctggagtatattcagtcacattaattgttatgtagacatgcccactgagcacCCTGCAATTTCAGCTCAAGTCAGGGGAAGCTGTGAGTGTTCATTTTCTCAAAATCAGTTGGTGAGAGGCCTATGGGCCTCACCCACGACTGGTAAGGAAACAGTTAATTAGGTAGctggccactgcccagccaggatgcaAGCCTTGCTAGGGCTACAGATAAAAGGAGGCCAATGACACCGTCTGGCGGTTATTGGGCTGGGAACCAGTTGGCTAGAAGATCGGCTGTCTGAAGGGATAAGGTGAAGGCAGCTGGGGTAAGACCAGGTAACTGATGAACTAGGAACTAGAGACTAACAATCCTCAAGTGAACTAAGATCAGCCAGGAAGAAGCCTCGGAGGAAATTCCACAAACGGGTACGTGTCAGGCTCCTCTACACGTACCCGTTTGTGGAATTTCCTGCTATGCCTGACTTGAAGCTGGACTGGGGAGACGAGAGGAGGAAGTGTGGTGAGAAGTGAACACCTGACAGGGAGTCTCAAGAGGAGCTCCCAAAAGGCATCCAAAGTCAACCTATAACTGACTTCTGTTGCTTTGTACCTTCTCAAACTCTTGCTGTCTTAGTTTTCCTGTTGCTGTTCCAGCTCTGCCTGGTTGTGGGCACTTagcagagctgcctggctgccaatTCCTGATATACAGCCTGTATTGCAAATGAATATATCTATTTGATCTGGTTCCaagaggagcagggctgccttcACCAGTATGAATGGTATGTTCCTAAGTCTCCTGCTTTGTTTCCTCTGTCTTTCCTACTGAGACAAGTACAAAGATGGAATGAAACGTATTGGAGGGAAAGGGTAAAATAACAGATGTGAAGCACACCAGCTTGAGGCTGTGCCCTAGCAAGCCAAAACCATTCTTTGTCCCGCTCTGACAGAGTCCTTCACAAGATGCTGTACTTATTACCTCCATCACTGTTTCTTAACCCTTTGCTCCAGACCCTGCTGAGGCAATTTTCTTGGAGGGAGTGGGTACAATATTTTTTTCACCAAATGTTATAAAGACGCTTAATTCAGGTAACTTGCTAAATATCTCCAAATGAATTAATCCTTTAGAAACAGGTGATTGGCAGCCACCAGTTACAGACTGCACTTGAGTGGGTTGTACCTCTTTCTTAACCCTTTGCTCCAGGCCCTGCTGAGGCAATTTTCTTGGAGGGAGTGGATACAATATTTTTTTCACCAAATGTTATAAAGATAATTCAGAGGATATTTGGCAAACAGAGGTACAACCTACTCAAGTGCAGTCTGTAACTGGTGGCTGCTAATCACCTGTTTCTAAAGGATTAATTCATTTGGAGAGCAACTAACAAATTCAGCAGCAAGAAACGCATCTGTGTAACCCTTTTCTAAGGCAAAGGTGTACTGATGTGGCTGGCTGCCTAGATGGCTGCCACACAGAGGCAACAGTGATACCACACCTATGGCACAACTTTGTGGTAGCCACAGTtttttccactccctgccctcttccTCCCTGGTCCTTTCCCCtcagttggcacccagggcagctatCCCAGTTCCTttgccctagttatgccactgcttcAAGGCCAGGTTTCTTGCACCCAATTCTGAAAGTAGTCCAATGACACAAATTGACTGGGTGAAAAAGATGGTTTGGGGATGGAGATTGTCTTACATCTCCTGTGGTGTACTGGTGGTAGGAGAAGCAGGAAACTAATTCCCTAACCTTAACATTGGAATGGATCTGAAGGGTGCTTTAAAGAGTGATAATAACATAGCTCTATAGCACTCCAATACCTAATATTTCTGTTCAAATTCTAGATGTGGATATATCTGAGGGGAGAGAATATTTTGGAGACTTTATAAGTCCTTGGAAAAGCCActgggctgattttttttaagacctAATTTCACTAAGGCTTGTGAAATATTGAGGATTTTGTCttttgtgtatacacacacacacacacacacacacacacacacacacacacacacacacacatatatatacatgttaTTACAAAAGACAAAATCCtcaacatttatatatatatatatatatatatatatatatatatatatatatcgctTCACTATGCACAGAAATCATTTTCCCCAACAATGGAatgcagctgctactgcagtTCTAGTACTGCCTTAATTCAGTTCATTTGGCAAGCTGAATCACCAGTAATGGAAGGTAGCCAGGCCATGTAAGTCATTAAACTTCTGGAATGGAGAGGTAAAGATGGACATGAGGCTGGATCTGCAAAGGAGATCCAGTTTCTTCTTCCTATCCAGTCCCTGTTGCTGTGCGGTTCTGAGTGCTTTCCAAAAGTGTACTATACAAAGTGATCAGCATGTGTCATTAATTACAGAAGTAACAAAATTACTCAGTGCAAACAGCCATGATGTAGCATTTCCGCTCTAGTCATCCTGTTCCTAATGCCATTTGTGCTGCATCTATATAAGCTCTCTATTCTATCACAGAGGTTGCAATGCACTCTGAGCATAATTCTCAGAACAACTCCCTGAAGCAAAAGCCTCCAGATTTCTAGGGTAAAAGGAAGTGTCAGATTCCCATGTATCACTAGGAAAATGGTCTTATGTCTTGTCTTAAAAACAACACTTCTGTTGACAGTGTTCTCTTCGTATATCATGCTGGGACACTGGTATGTTACTGAACAAATGCAGTGAGCCACAACTACCCTTGTAGGCATCCACCCAACTATGAAGCTCATCTTCATGTAGCTTGAGGACTGATGAAATAACATTCATTGTCTAGGCCCACTGAGCACATCAGTTCTAGTtatttcctctccctcctgctgaaCCTAACCTAGTTCATGATTGTAGTGGCAGCTgaagaaaaagaaggggaaatgaTGAATGGATTTTGGAAGGATGGGGAGCTCCTTTGAGAGATTCATTTATCTGTGCTAATCAGGGAAACTTAATGACAGTAATTaaagaaaaacccaaacaagGTACTAAAGAATTAAACAAAGTTCATATACTAGGGTTGCTATAAAACTTGGATCTAGATTTCATACAACTCATACTTGAAACTGTAGTTTTGGTTTGGTTCTAAAACCAGAGGGTGTTTCCAAAAGTCAGTCTGAGGCCCAGGATCATGCTttaaacatgcatgcacacactgtcATCACCAGAGTTCTGCGTATTTTGACTGATCTATAACTGGTGCCAACCCATTCCTAGTCAATAGTTAATTACGGGGTATATTTTCTGCTAGAGTAAATCAGCATCTCTTCTGATGTCATATTAGAATTCTTCCTTTCTGAAGCCACATTCTAGCATAGCTAGCTTAAGCTTCCCTTGATTGTCAGCCAGATAATGTATTTCAGGTTCTATGGGGGACTCAGCTTTTACAATGGTGGGGCTCTCTGTGGATGAACAGGCCTTCTCCTGATGATGCTGAAAATGGTCCAACACTAGAGCTGCTTTGATAGCTGCTATGTGGCGAGAGCCCACAATACACTGTATGTAGCTTTAATACATTCTATTTCTGTGTACTCCATACACACAGGAGACAGAAGGACCAGCACAGGAACCAGACTTTGAGCTGCTGGTGAACTAGATTAGCTCCACTGACAacagcagctgagaatctggcctcaAGACTGTCTACATTTCAATCAACAAATGTGTTTTTATATTGTCAGGGTCTCTTTGTGCTGAGGTCTAGTAGGACTGGGAGTCAGGACAGTTTGTGCCTTTTCCCTAAGGCCTGAATTTTCAAAATATGACTGCAGAAGGAGTTGCAAGTGATCAACACCTCTGAAAAACTGTCCATTGATTCAAGTCTAAGACTCAGGCTTTTTCAACTTTAGTTTTCATGTCATGGGTATGCTTTAGTTTCCTCCCATTTATGACAAGGACAGTGGTACTTGTCTAAGTGCTTTGTGTTATCTGGATAAAAAGGGCAAGGACATATTTGTATTTGCTGCTATATTGGTATATTTTCATTACTGCTGCTCTGGGAACTGTCACCAAAAAGAAACATGCTTTGTAAATCAAC
The window above is part of the Alligator mississippiensis isolate rAllMis1 chromosome 12, rAllMis1, whole genome shotgun sequence genome. Proteins encoded here:
- the C12H3orf18 gene encoding uncharacterized protein C3orf18 homolog, translated to MSYSTSSVHNLYHSSTTTSEPDPGTTVDGTVPETATISPETTSFNSTKIPDVASSGPGMGTMLLSFGIITVIGLAVAMVLYIRKRKRLEKLRHQLMPMYNFDPTEEQDELEQELLEHGRDAASLQASQSKILLTNQGALQRPSRLVFTDVANAINA